From the Myxococcales bacterium genome, one window contains:
- a CDS encoding SDR family oxidoreductase — protein MDLELSEKRTLVAGASRGIGRAIALALAGEGARIAAVARGADDLARLAAELPGAGHATVVADVVTAAGATAAVDGAVAALGGLDVVVCNVGKSFARTVADMDDDDLARSLDANLWSGARVARRAITHLTAAGGGAIVLIASIWGREAGGSPGYNVAKAGVVALGKALARDLAGANIRVNTVAPGSILFPGGGWARRQAADPEGIAGFVARELPFGRFGAPEEVADVVTFLASARARWVTGACVVVDGGQSRAF, from the coding sequence ATGGATCTCGAACTGTCCGAAAAGCGGACACTGGTCGCCGGCGCCAGCCGCGGCATCGGCCGGGCGATCGCGCTGGCCCTGGCGGGCGAGGGCGCGCGCATCGCGGCGGTGGCGCGCGGCGCCGACGATCTAGCTCGGCTGGCGGCCGAGCTGCCCGGCGCCGGCCACGCGACCGTCGTCGCCGACGTGGTCACCGCCGCCGGCGCCACCGCCGCCGTCGACGGCGCGGTCGCGGCCCTGGGCGGCCTCGACGTGGTCGTCTGCAACGTCGGCAAGTCGTTCGCGCGCACGGTCGCCGACATGGACGACGACGACCTCGCGCGCTCGCTCGACGCCAACCTGTGGTCGGGCGCGCGCGTCGCCCGGCGCGCGATCACGCACCTGACCGCGGCCGGCGGCGGCGCGATCGTGCTGATCGCGTCGATCTGGGGCCGCGAGGCCGGCGGCTCGCCCGGGTACAACGTCGCCAAGGCCGGCGTGGTCGCGCTGGGCAAGGCCCTGGCCCGGGACCTGGCCGGCGCCAACATCCGCGTCAACACGGTCGCGCCCGGCTCGATCCTGTTCCCAGGCGGCGGCTGGGCGCGCCGCCAAGCGGCCGATCCCGAGGGCATCGCCGGGTTCGTCGCGCGCGAGCTGCCGTTCGGCCGGTTCGGCGCGCCCGAGGAGGTCGCCGACGTCGTGACGTTCCTGGCGTCGGCCCGGGCCCGCTGGGTCACCGGCGCGTGCGTCGTCGTCGACGGCGGCCAGTCGCGCGCGTTCTGA
- a CDS encoding DUF445 family protein: MPYWLYLVLVVPSISAFIGFLTNWQAVKMIFWPAKRVGIGPLGWQGILFHHSDKFATNLGRIAKDDLLSSQELVERADIDQIDPLVAPVLDAEVPALVAEVANTVMAGAWDKLPPPMQEMVIAQVKQRSRAVAKGVIADVQGTAAEILDLQDLVKAQLSGPNVERLARLTQQIGKNEFRFIEWSGGLFGAIIGFGQIAVWGLFQFWWVMPIFGVIVGLITNWLAIQMIFRPMEPRRYLGLVRYQGLFPKRQAEIAADYGATTAAEVITPRTVIDFLTAGERGERLAAAVRASIERRLDAEWEQVRGLVPMPISDEVRATIKAQIVARLFDLAPRIRPEVEAYLQGALDIQNTVERKLGELPKPEFERLLRGVFQQDELTLILVGGVLGGGVGCLQAAAVLAF, encoded by the coding sequence ATGCCCTACTGGCTCTACCTGGTCCTCGTCGTCCCTTCGATCAGCGCGTTCATCGGCTTCCTGACCAACTGGCAGGCGGTGAAGATGATCTTCTGGCCCGCCAAGCGGGTCGGCATCGGGCCGCTCGGGTGGCAGGGCATCCTGTTCCACCACTCCGACAAGTTCGCGACCAACCTCGGGCGGATCGCCAAGGACGACCTGCTGTCGTCGCAGGAGCTGGTCGAGCGCGCCGACATCGATCAGATCGATCCGCTGGTGGCGCCGGTGCTCGACGCTGAGGTGCCGGCGCTGGTGGCCGAGGTCGCGAACACGGTCATGGCCGGGGCCTGGGACAAGCTGCCGCCGCCGATGCAGGAGATGGTGATCGCGCAGGTCAAGCAGCGGTCCCGGGCCGTGGCCAAGGGCGTGATCGCCGACGTGCAGGGCACCGCCGCCGAGATCCTGGACCTGCAGGATCTGGTCAAGGCCCAGCTCAGCGGCCCCAACGTCGAGCGACTGGCGCGCCTGACCCAGCAGATCGGCAAGAACGAGTTCCGGTTCATCGAGTGGTCGGGCGGGCTGTTCGGCGCGATCATCGGCTTCGGCCAGATCGCGGTCTGGGGCCTGTTCCAGTTCTGGTGGGTGATGCCGATCTTCGGCGTCATCGTCGGGCTGATCACCAACTGGCTCGCGATCCAGATGATCTTCCGGCCGATGGAGCCGCGCCGTTACCTGGGCCTGGTCCGGTACCAGGGCCTGTTCCCCAAGCGCCAGGCCGAGATCGCCGCCGACTACGGCGCCACCACCGCGGCCGAGGTGATCACGCCCAGGACCGTGATCGACTTCCTGACCGCCGGCGAGCGCGGCGAGCGCCTCGCCGCCGCCGTGCGGGCCTCGATCGAGCGTCGCCTCGACGCCGAGTGGGAGCAGGTCCGCGGCCTCGTGCCCATGCCGATCTCCGACGAGGTCCGCGCCACGATCAAGGCGCAGATCGTCGCGCGCTTGTTCGACCTGGCGCCGCGGATCCGGCCCGAGGTCGAGGCCTACCTGCAGGGCGCCCTCGACATCCAGAACACCGTCGAGCGCAAGCTCGGCGAGCTGCCCAAGCCCGAGTTCGAGCGCCTGCTCCGCGGCGTCTTCCAGCAGGACGAGCTCACGCTCATCCTCGTCGGCGGCGTGCTCGGCGGCGGCGTCGGCTGCCTCCAGGCCGCCGCGGTCCTGGCGTTCTGA
- a CDS encoding transposase → MIGRRRGQQLEFVVTKTRAGHGGRRKGAGRKRRGAQTPPHRARPVHDPRQPVHVVLKVVGDVGRLRRRSAYQAMRWAMVRALGRHDFRVVHVSIQGNHIHLLCEADDRLALANGVRGLCISAARRLNLAISEERGVKRRGRVFAARYHATPVTTPRQARNALAYVLNNWRRHRADHAALGQRRAQVDPCSTAVWFVGWAERDGVPFAWPRGFEPLPSARPQTWLLADGWRRGGAPPSLWQVPGAIDG, encoded by the coding sequence ATGATTGGGCGGCGGCGAGGACAGCAACTGGAGTTCGTGGTGACCAAGACGCGGGCCGGTCATGGCGGTCGGCGCAAGGGCGCGGGCCGCAAGCGGCGAGGCGCACAGACGCCGCCGCACCGCGCTCGACCTGTTCACGATCCGCGGCAACCGGTGCACGTCGTGCTCAAGGTCGTCGGCGACGTCGGGCGGCTGCGGCGGCGCAGCGCGTATCAAGCGATGCGCTGGGCGATGGTCCGCGCGCTTGGGCGTCACGACTTCCGCGTGGTCCACGTGTCGATCCAGGGCAATCACATCCACCTCTTGTGCGAGGCGGACGACCGCCTCGCGCTGGCGAACGGCGTGCGCGGCCTGTGCATCTCGGCGGCGCGGCGGCTGAACCTGGCGATCTCCGAGGAGCGCGGCGTCAAGCGCCGCGGCCGGGTGTTCGCGGCGCGCTACCACGCCACGCCGGTCACGACTCCGCGCCAGGCGCGCAATGCGCTGGCGTACGTGCTCAACAACTGGCGGCGGCACCGCGCCGATCACGCGGCGCTCGGTCAGCGCCGCGCGCAGGTCGACCCGTGCTCGACCGCGGTGTGGTTCGTCGGCTGGGCCGAGCGCGACGGCGTGCCGTTCGCGTGGCCGCGCGGCTTCGAGCCGCTGCCGTCAGCGCGGCCGCAGACGTGGCTGCTCGCCGACGGCTGGCGCCGCGGCGGTGCGCCACCGAGCCTGTGGCAGGTGCCGGGGGCGATCGACGGCTGA
- a CDS encoding PilZ domain-containing protein, with amino-acid sequence MTHTSWADLRRMMPRIDVETFCSELVGGRDRPGLVVDLSPEGARLERPYVGGPTPREIVLELEVPEIDEVIWARGEVCFDRLDQAPPGRGGALGLIRTTGIRLVTAAVRDLRMLRECVIETHRARAARARVDEQLIDAACYARG; translated from the coding sequence ATGACGCACACCTCCTGGGCCGACCTTCGACGGATGATGCCGCGCATCGACGTCGAGACGTTCTGCAGCGAGCTGGTCGGGGGCCGCGACCGCCCCGGCCTCGTCGTCGACCTGTCGCCCGAGGGGGCGCGGCTCGAGCGGCCCTACGTCGGCGGGCCGACGCCGCGGGAGATCGTGCTCGAGCTCGAGGTGCCCGAGATCGACGAGGTGATCTGGGCGCGGGGCGAGGTCTGCTTCGACCGTCTCGATCAAGCGCCGCCCGGGCGCGGCGGGGCGCTCGGGCTCATCCGCACCACCGGCATCCGGCTGGTGACCGCCGCGGTCCGCGATCTGCGGATGCTGCGCGAGTGCGTGATCGAGACCCACCGCGCGCGCGCCGCGCGGGCCCGGGTCGACGAACAGCTGATCGACGCCGCGTGCTACGCGCGCGGTTGA
- a CDS encoding 2-oxoacid:acceptor oxidoreductase subunit alpha, giving the protein MHHTHTAPSERRGPPVANARPVAVLEEHVIEVISDSGEGAQRCGQAFAAIAARMGNGVWTVEIIPAEIQPPARSVAGASGNRIRFGGRRVNNGGDDADLVVAFNEQVLLGRISELKPGAVILLESLWREHADARIAASYVATHDDLVARGFRVIEIPMERECRSLLQDARKGKNMFALGILCSIYSLDLRLAHEQIALTFRKKDAAVVHSNQALVDAGFRWGEANLDFKYAVPAVPGAEPLIVVNGNTAAALGVIASGIEICAMYPITPATSTSHYLSEVFEKVGGIVHQAEDELAACAFAIGASYAGKCAITITSGPGYSLKQEALGLAVMAEVPLVVLNVQRGGPSTGQPTKTEQGDLLATMFGSHGDAPKVVLAAATIEDCFYAIITARKIAETFNMVVVVLSDANLATGQQPFPRPSFSEDWLAPPVDQSPVPPGAKPYDWDPVTGIAPRFVPGQPGGMHTLTGLAHDRASRVAYDPQINEEGLRHRSLKLAALQRTLKPPTVYGGDAGDLLLVGWGSSKGAIEEAVDRLRAEGLRVSSVHLKFLQPMASGIGEILRKFPRVITIEQNWSDTLEPGIIDADNRRYAALAMLLRARYLVDVDCWTEVRGAPLKPRTIVGVARAHLSRPAKEPS; this is encoded by the coding sequence ATGCACCACACTCACACAGCCCCCTCCGAACGCCGCGGCCCGCCGGTCGCGAACGCCAGGCCCGTCGCCGTGCTCGAGGAGCACGTCATCGAGGTGATCAGCGACTCGGGCGAGGGCGCCCAGCGCTGCGGTCAGGCCTTCGCCGCGATCGCCGCCCGCATGGGCAACGGCGTCTGGACCGTCGAGATCATCCCGGCCGAGATCCAGCCGCCGGCCCGCAGCGTCGCCGGCGCCAGCGGCAACCGCATCCGCTTCGGCGGCCGCCGGGTCAACAACGGCGGCGACGACGCCGACCTCGTGGTCGCGTTCAACGAGCAGGTCCTGCTGGGCCGGATCAGCGAGCTCAAGCCCGGCGCGGTCATCCTGCTCGAGAGCCTGTGGCGCGAGCACGCCGACGCCCGGATCGCCGCGTCGTACGTGGCCACCCACGACGACCTCGTCGCCCGCGGCTTCCGGGTCATCGAGATCCCGATGGAGCGCGAGTGCCGGTCGCTGCTCCAGGACGCGCGCAAGGGCAAGAACATGTTCGCGCTCGGCATCCTGTGCAGCATCTACAGCCTCGATCTGCGGCTCGCGCACGAGCAGATCGCGCTGACGTTCCGCAAGAAGGACGCCGCGGTCGTGCACAGCAACCAGGCCCTCGTCGACGCCGGCTTTCGCTGGGGCGAGGCCAACCTCGACTTCAAGTACGCGGTCCCGGCGGTGCCGGGCGCCGAGCCGCTGATCGTGGTCAACGGCAACACCGCGGCCGCGCTCGGGGTGATCGCGTCGGGCATCGAGATCTGCGCGATGTACCCGATCACGCCGGCGACCTCGACCTCGCACTACCTGTCCGAGGTGTTCGAGAAGGTCGGCGGCATCGTCCACCAGGCCGAGGACGAGCTGGCCGCGTGCGCGTTCGCGATCGGCGCCTCGTACGCCGGCAAGTGCGCGATCACGATCACCTCGGGCCCCGGCTACTCGCTCAAGCAGGAGGCGCTGGGCCTGGCGGTCATGGCCGAGGTGCCGCTGGTGGTGCTGAACGTGCAGCGGGGCGGGCCGTCGACCGGCCAGCCGACCAAGACCGAGCAGGGCGACCTGCTGGCGACGATGTTCGGCAGCCACGGCGACGCGCCCAAGGTGGTGCTGGCGGCGGCGACGATCGAGGACTGCTTCTACGCGATCATCACCGCCCGGAAGATCGCCGAGACGTTCAACATGGTCGTGGTCGTGCTGTCGGACGCCAACCTGGCGACCGGGCAGCAGCCGTTCCCGCGCCCCAGCTTCAGCGAGGACTGGCTGGCGCCGCCGGTCGATCAGAGCCCGGTGCCGCCCGGCGCCAAGCCCTACGACTGGGACCCGGTCACCGGCATCGCGCCGCGGTTCGTGCCCGGCCAGCCCGGGGGCATGCACACGCTGACCGGGCTCGCCCACGATCGCGCCAGCCGCGTCGCGTACGATCCGCAGATCAACGAGGAGGGCCTCCGCCACCGCAGCCTCAAGCTGGCCGCGCTGCAGCGGACGCTCAAGCCGCCGACGGTCTACGGCGGTGACGCCGGCGACCTGCTGCTGGTCGGCTGGGGCTCGAGCAAGGGCGCGATCGAGGAGGCGGTCGACCGGCTGCGGGCCGAGGGCCTGCGGGTGTCGTCGGTGCACCTCAAGTTCCTGCAGCCGATGGCGTCGGGCATCGGCGAGATCCTGCGGAAGTTCCCGCGCGTGATCACGATCGAGCAGAACTGGTCCGACACGCTCGAGCCCGGGATCATCGACGCGGACAACCGCCGCTACGCCGCGCTGGCGATGCTGCTGCGCGCCCGCTACCTGGTCGACGTCGACTGCTGGACCGAGGTGCGCGGCGCCCCGCTCAAGCCCCGGACGATCGTCGGCGTCGCGCGCGCGCACCTGTCGCGCCCGGCCAAGGAGCCGTCATGA
- a CDS encoding sulfide/dihydroorotate dehydrogenase-like FAD/NAD-binding protein produces MSESFEIVSREDFSDATFLIEVRHPMMARAARPGQFVIVMSHADGERIPLTIADFDVGRGTISLVIQAVGKTTREMQQACQVGARLYGVTGPMGVPSHVAGVRKAAVVGGGLGVAPIFPQARALKEHGAYVIGVLGFRNRELVFWEDKFRAYCDELIVCTDDGSAGIKGLVTEGIRRTIEAHPDLEQLIAIGPPVMMKACAEATRPHHIKTIVSLNPVMVDGTGMCGGCRVNIGTKVKFACVDGPDFDGHEVDFDDLMLRLRRYVTDEKAALERWQQSCRARHP; encoded by the coding sequence ATGAGCGAGAGCTTCGAGATCGTCAGCCGCGAGGACTTCTCCGACGCGACGTTCCTGATCGAGGTGCGTCATCCGATGATGGCCCGGGCGGCGCGGCCGGGGCAGTTCGTGATCGTGATGTCGCACGCCGACGGCGAGCGCATCCCGCTGACGATCGCCGACTTCGACGTCGGGCGCGGCACCATCTCGCTGGTCATCCAGGCGGTCGGCAAGACCACCCGCGAGATGCAGCAGGCCTGCCAGGTCGGGGCCAGGCTCTACGGCGTCACCGGGCCGATGGGCGTGCCGTCCCACGTCGCCGGCGTGCGCAAGGCCGCGGTCGTCGGCGGCGGGCTCGGGGTCGCGCCGATCTTCCCGCAGGCCCGCGCGCTCAAGGAGCACGGCGCCTACGTGATCGGCGTGCTCGGCTTCCGCAACCGCGAGCTGGTGTTCTGGGAGGACAAGTTCCGGGCGTACTGCGACGAGCTGATCGTGTGCACCGACGACGGCTCGGCCGGCATCAAGGGCCTGGTCACCGAGGGCATCCGCCGCACGATCGAGGCCCACCCCGATCTCGAGCAGCTGATCGCGATCGGCCCGCCGGTCATGATGAAGGCGTGCGCCGAGGCCACCCGGCCGCACCACATCAAGACGATCGTCAGCCTCAACCCGGTGATGGTCGACGGCACCGGGATGTGCGGCGGCTGCCGGGTCAACATCGGCACCAAGGTCAAGTTCGCGTGCGTCGATGGCCCAGACTTCGACGGCCACGAGGTCGACTTCGACGACCTGATGCTGCGGCTGCGCCGCTACGTCACCGACGAGAAGGCCGCGCTCGAGCGCTGGCAACAGAGCTGCCGCGCCCGCCACCCGTGA
- the gltA gene encoding NADPH-dependent glutamate synthase, which yields MAKKRTIRTIPQQRTPVREQDPLERARNFAEVSHGYDRGDALRESERCLFCEDPKCVAGCPVGIDIPAFIKKIGEHDPRGAYDVISATSLLPAICGRVCPQENQCEGPCAVGESLQPVAIGRLERWVGDQAIAEQWFRVPPIEPRGYKVGVVGSGPAGMACAADMAKAGCEVTVYEAFHQPGGVLRYGIPDFRLPNEVIDAEIANLAALGVRFECNTLVGRLFTIEQMVTELGYHAVFIGTGAGYPRMLGIPGDSLNGVLSANELLTRCNLMRAREAGHDTPMPMGRKVAVIGSGNTAMDAMRVCLRLGADEVSCIYRRTQAESPARVEELHHAEQEGVVFHWLTHPVEVLGDAAGNVRGLRCIRMTLGEPDASGRRSPVPLPGSEHDVEADLIVFAIGTNANPIIGQTSKLALDKRGYIACDDQLATSMAGVYAGGDIVTGAATVIEAMGAGRRAARSMKAYLGLRDTDVVYRGQPVDPADRLFGLDPGERSFARLRLS from the coding sequence ATGGCGAAGAAGCGCACCATCCGCACCATCCCGCAGCAGCGCACGCCGGTGCGGGAGCAGGACCCGCTCGAGCGGGCCCGGAACTTCGCCGAGGTCAGCCACGGCTACGATCGCGGCGATGCGCTGCGCGAGTCCGAGCGCTGCCTGTTCTGCGAGGATCCCAAGTGCGTCGCCGGCTGCCCGGTCGGGATCGACATCCCCGCGTTCATCAAGAAGATCGGCGAGCACGACCCCCGCGGCGCGTACGACGTGATCAGCGCGACCAGCCTGCTGCCGGCGATCTGCGGTCGCGTCTGCCCGCAGGAGAACCAGTGCGAGGGCCCGTGCGCGGTCGGCGAGTCGCTGCAGCCGGTCGCGATCGGGCGGCTCGAGCGCTGGGTCGGCGACCAGGCGATCGCCGAGCAGTGGTTCCGGGTGCCGCCGATCGAGCCGCGCGGCTACAAGGTCGGCGTGGTCGGCTCGGGCCCGGCCGGCATGGCCTGCGCCGCCGACATGGCCAAGGCCGGCTGCGAGGTCACCGTCTACGAGGCGTTCCACCAGCCCGGCGGCGTCCTGCGCTACGGCATCCCCGACTTCCGCCTGCCCAACGAGGTCATCGACGCCGAGATCGCGAACCTCGCCGCGCTCGGCGTGCGCTTCGAGTGCAACACCCTGGTCGGGCGGCTGTTCACGATCGAGCAGATGGTCACCGAGCTCGGCTACCACGCGGTCTTCATCGGCACCGGCGCCGGCTACCCGCGCATGCTCGGCATCCCCGGCGACTCGCTCAACGGCGTGCTGTCGGCCAACGAGCTCCTGACCCGCTGCAACCTGATGCGCGCGCGCGAGGCCGGCCACGACACGCCGATGCCGATGGGGCGCAAGGTCGCGGTGATCGGCTCGGGCAACACCGCGATGGACGCGATGCGGGTGTGCCTGCGGCTCGGCGCCGACGAGGTCAGCTGCATCTACCGGCGCACCCAGGCCGAGAGCCCGGCCCGGGTCGAGGAGCTCCACCACGCCGAGCAGGAGGGCGTCGTCTTCCACTGGCTGACCCACCCGGTCGAGGTGCTCGGCGACGCCGCCGGCAACGTCCGCGGCCTCCGCTGCATCCGCATGACCCTGGGCGAGCCCGACGCCAGCGGCCGCCGCAGCCCGGTGCCGCTGCCGGGCAGCGAGCACGACGTCGAGGCCGACCTGATCGTGTTCGCGATCGGCACCAACGCCAACCCGATCATCGGCCAGACCTCGAAGCTGGCGCTCGACAAGCGCGGCTACATCGCCTGCGACGACCAGCTCGCGACCTCGATGGCCGGGGTCTACGCCGGCGGCGACATCGTCACCGGCGCCGCCACGGTGATCGAGGCCATGGGCGCGGGCCGCCGCGCCGCGCGCAGCATGAAGGCCTACCTCGGGCTGCGCGACACCGACGTCGTCTACCGCGGCCAGCCGGTCGATCCCGCGGATCGGCTGTTCGGCCTCGACCCCGGCGAGCGCAGCTTCGCCCGCCTCCGCCTCAGCTAG